From Montipora foliosa isolate CH-2021 chromosome 6, ASM3666993v2, whole genome shotgun sequence, a single genomic window includes:
- the LOC138005090 gene encoding uncharacterized protein: MSTDSCPPVRIILILGLFLNVRYGANAASLMRDAGDGGQSFANFEMNSFHYLNITPLIQVMVDAFEGCGLSCLRHASCFSFNVVATPCQNEPCKNGKTCLAKYEDDSYECACVTAYAGKSFETGHQADIAEGRYFIENVETERYLFQTGNNITGNRGNEGGWTKSPPVVGSDDNYNNLAYWNIIPQGDGKYFIENQETQRYLFQTGGQVKGNPGDEGGWTGAPSVVGSDANYYNRAYWYIIPQGDGTYFIQNLKNKRYLFQTGDEVKGSRGDEGGWTGAPSVVGSDANYCNLAYWKLLKQ; encoded by the exons ATGTCGACCGACTCGTGTCCTCCTGTCAGGATCATTTTGATTCTTGGGTTATTTTTAAATGTACGTTACGGAGCAAACGCCGCAAGCCTGATGCGAGATGCTGGAGATGGAGGACAATCGTTTGCCAACTTTGAGATGAACAGTTTTCACTACTTAAACATTACTCCTTTAATCCAAGTTATGGTAGATGCATTTGAAGGCTGTGGACTGAGTTGTTTACGACACGCTTCTTGTTTCTCTTTCAATGTCGTTGCG ACTCCTTGCCAGAACGAACCTTGTAAGAATGGAAAAACTTGCTTGGCAAAGTACGAGGATGACAGCTACGAGTGCGCGTGTGTAACAGCGTACGCTGGAAAATCTTTCGAAACAG GGCACCAAGCCGATATCGCCGAAGGAAGATATTTCATTGAAAACGTCGAGACTGAGCGTTACCTGTTTCAGACTGGAAACAATATTACAGGCAACCGAGGTAATGAAGGGGGCTGGACGAAATCTCCACCAGTGGTTGGATCAGATGACAACTATAACAATCTAGCCTACTGGAATATAATTCCTCAAGGCGATGGCAAGTACTTCATCGAAAACCAGGAGACCCAGAGGTATTTGTTCCAGACTGGAGGCCAGGTCAAAGGCAACCCTGGAGATGAAGGGGGCTGGACGGGAGCTCCATCTGTAGTTGGATCAGATGCCAACTACTACAATCGAGCCTACTGGTATATAATTCCTCAAGGCGATGGTACGTACTTCATCCAAAACCTGAAGAACAAGAGGTATTTGTTCCAGACTGGAGACGAGGTCAAAGGCAGCCGTGGAGATGAAGGGGGCTGGACGGGAGCTCCATCTGTGGTTGGATCAGATGCCAACTACTGCAATCTAGCCTACTGGAAATTACTGAAGCAGTAA